The genomic interval GGAAGTATCGACTAACTTTGTTTGGCTGAGTATCAAACAAGCCTGCCTGCCGCAAAATGATTTCTAGCATCTGAATTGCCAACTTAATGCTAGACATCGGCGTCCGGAGTTCGTGGGAGACGGTATTGAGGAAATCATCCTTGAGTTGGTTCAGCTTTTCCAGTTCCCTCACCTGGGCCTGCGCTGCCTGGTATAGTCTTGCCTGCCGAAGGGCAATGGCGCACTGATTGGCAACCTGTTGTACCAGACGGAACTCCATCTCGCTGAAAATGTGGTGCTTTCCACATTTAAGCAACCACAGATCCCCAATCACTCCCTGATCGTCAAAAATAGGGCAAGCCAGAAAGGTTGTAGGTCCTTTGATGGGGCGGATTGGACTGGGGGCATTTTCACAAAACTGGATACACTGTCCCTGGAGAAGTTGAGCATGAATTCCATGAAAGGGCGTTCCCAGGGAGACAACACAGCCGACGGCTGAAGGGATCAACGGTGTGATGTATTCGTAACAGATGGTAGAGTTTTCCTGGTCAAAATCGTACAGTCCCGTATCACAACAATCTACCCCTAAGCCTTGTCCTATTTCCTGGACAACAGTTTGCAAAATTTGGTTTTCGTCTAAGCTATCCCGCACCTTGTCTGTAATGCGTTTGAGCGTGGTGTCAAATGCCACTGCCCGTAGCAACAATTCTGTCCGTTCTTGAATTTGATGCTCTAGATTCGTTTCTAATGCCTGACGTTGGTTGATTGAACTTTCCAACTCAGAAATTTGCCACCGCAAAGCTGCAACTACTTCTAGAAGTTGCTCTTTGGTTTTATCTTCGTCATTCATCCGGCTGAACCTATTACCTCTTTGCAACTGTACCAGGAAGAACCTCTCAGAGTGAGCCGCCGATGGGACATAACCCATCCCTTCCGTTTTTGCATTCCAGGTCTGAACGGACGATTCTGTAATACTGGCTAAACTCCTTGCAGAGTGAAGCATTGAGCATCCTATCGCCATGTTTTTCAGTACCTGTTGACTCCTCATTGTTCCCCAGGTACTGGTCGTTTCTTCATGGAGGTCAGTTGTCACCCGATCGTCAGTCTTTGTTTTGAAAGGGGTTGTTTTCCTATGCTTCTCCTGTTCTTCTCGATCGCCTTCTACTATCAAAACCATCCGGTTAGAAGAGGTGGTCAATAATGGCTTCTATAGAAGACAACAAAAGAATCGCTCAACGGTGGCTCGAACTTGTGAGCGAACATGCCGTTGAGGAAATTTGCCAGATGACGGCTCCAACCTGGACAATGCATGGCGGTCCGCCAAAACTTCCTGCTGGGTCGGAGGGAGTCCGGGAACTTTTTCGACAAATTGGTTCTATCGATCAGACATGGACGATTGAAGACATGATTGCGGAGGGTGACAAAGTTGTGATACGAGCAACAAACACCTGTGTCCAGGAAAACTTCCTTGGTATTCCTGGTCACGGGCGGCAGCAGGTTTTCACAGCAATGTTCATCCATCGAATTACTGACGGGGTAATTCACGAAACCTGGCGAAATGCGGATGACCTTGGGCGAGTGCTTCAGCTTGGAGCGCGAATTGTCTGAACAGATAACAGGTGTCAGGGGTTAGGTGTCAGGTATCAGGGGAAAAATAGCCAATCACAAAAGGTTTCAGGGGTTACAGATACCCTGAGTTTTATGAATATGGCTATATTCATACATTGGGTTGGTTGAATTGGGATCTGACCTGATCAACGGCATCCGAAACTCCGGGTTGCTTTTGGGGTTCACGGGTGTACCACCACGCCCAGGCAATGAGGACGGCTTGAAACGGTAATCTGAACCAATAGAGCAGCGGGTGGTGGGGAATTCCTTCGATCGGAATGCTATTCAGTGCTTGATTAATGTTAGCGGGAAACACTGCAATAAACAGGGCAATCAATCCCCAAGCAGCGGCGACACTCACCAATGGGATCAGCAAACCGATGCCACCTAAAATTTCAAAAACTCCGCTGATATATACTAAAGCGATCGGACCAGGAAGCTGAGGCGGCACAATTCTTGCGTACTGATCGGGTCTAATAAAGTGGGTAATTCCTACAATAATAATCGCGACTGCCAGAACACCTCGAAGAATTTCTTTACGTCGGTGAAGATTACTTTCCATCGTTGCTATATTCCTTTTAAATTACTGTCAACGACTCGCTATAGCAGTCCTGAATCATTTGTGAAAAAGGGAGTTGTGAAAGTCTTTCTCTCCGGGAAAGTCCTTTTACAATCCAAATAGGATCACTCGATTAGCCACCAACTTTTTGTGGGTTGCTGATAGCTCATGCCAGGATGATTTTTACAACTTAAATAACTCGCAAGGGCGATCGCTCAACAACGATTTCTGATTAGCTGACAAATCTCTAAGGGCAGGTTTAGCCAGTTTGCGACGCCGTACAGCCAGCATTTCGGCAAAACCTGCCCTTACAGTAGAATACGCCTTCTAGCACTTTTGTCAGTCAATCAACAAGATTCTCAAGCGATCGCCCAAACTTTACTGAGATCTTGCAGCAGTCTCAGAAACCGGGTTTCTTGCGAGAATCAATGCGTGAAATCCCTGATATTTGGTTAAGAAACCCGGTTTCTCTACCCTTGTTGAGAATGGTGCAAGATGTGAGTTTACCTACTCTGCCTACAAATCGATCACCGACCCTGATTAAGAGACGGTGGAATCAACGCCCATTGGTGAAACAAAATCCCGGAATAGCGTGATCTGTTGTTGAAACTCCAATCCCTGAATTTTTCCAAATAATTGCTGTGCTTCGTTTGAAAGCTTGTAATTAGAAGGCATGGGAATAATTGAGCCACTGTCCATTCCTTCTGCTAAGAAGTACCAGAACAGAAGCTTTGTGGTATCGCTCAATGCACCGTATTCGCGGGTTAGTTCGGTGTTTTTGTGGGCAATCAAATCCCGCTGAAGCTGCAATTGCTCCTCCTGAGACAGTTGGGCTACCTGGTCAAACAACCCCTGGGCAATCTCTGGAGAAACCGTGCTGGCTGCTGGAGCAGCAGGGGTAATGGATTTGCCTGTTTCTTTATAAATGAAGTAGAACAACGCAAGCTGCTGGTCCGCATCCAGACCTTGAAACGCCTGTAGCAATTCATTAGCAGTATTTGATGTCGTATAAGTCATAGAAATCCTCGAAACTCACTTATTGAAAGTTAACAAAAGACCTGGATGAATTAACCCAACAAAAGGTAGAAGCTGAGAATCTTCCTGAAGTCGGAGGAAAGTTAAATCGCTTTGCACAACAGTTGTGAGATGTAGATCTGACGGGGATTTGACCCATGACTGAGATGGCTGGACGGCTACAGGATAAGGTTGCGATTATTACAGGGGCAGGCACCGGAATTGGGGAAGCGATCGCCCACAAGTTTGCCAAAGAGGGAGCAAAAGTCGTTGTAAATGGACTACCTGACGATCCCATTGAAGATGTGGCAGCGTCTATTCGCAAATATGGAGGGGCCGCAATTACGTATGCCGGTGATGTTTCCGACGAAACCTACGCCCAAGCGTGTGTGCAAACCGCGATCGATGTTTACGGCAAACTCAATATTTTGATCAACAATGCGGGTGTTTTTCTGACGAATGCAGAAATTGATGAATATCCAGTGGCGGATTTTGATCGCACGATTCGGATGAATCTGCGATCGGCATTTTTAATGACAAAACATGCCATTCCTCACCTCAGAAAAACCAATGGCAATATTGTTTCGGCTGGATCGGAAGCGGGTTTCAACGGTTTAGCTCAGAATGCTCCCTATGGTGGCACCAAGGGCTGGATGCACTCTTTCATGATGGGAATTGCGGTTGAACAAGCCAAGTATGGGATTCGTGCCAACTGCGTTTGTCCAGGGGCGATCGACACTGCCTGGACGCATAAAGAAATCGGACCGATGGATAAGCAGATGGAAACCATGCTAATCCAGGCAACTCCAATGGCACGGCGCGGCACACCAGAGGAAATTGCCAATGTTTATGCCTTTCTTGCCTCCGATGAAGCCAGCTACGTTACCGGCGCACTCTGGTTAGCCGATGGCGGCGTTACGCCTGCCAAGGGTCCTGCTGGCAAGCAAACTCCCTTCTGGAAGCGCACCGAACCCGAAGGTGAACTCCGGTTGGAACACTCCAGGGAAGGGTTGGCAAACAAGGAAACGCATCAGGTTAAGTAAAAAAGGTGTCAGGTGTCAGGTGTCAGGTGATACGGGAATTAAGAGTTTTGAATGATGAATTTTGCCCCTAACCCCTACCGTCTGACACCTACCACCTATTCCCCTCTGCCTTTCATTCAGGAGAAAAGATGCAACTTACCAATAAAGTCGCTCTCATCACAGGTGCCGGATCGGGAATTGGCAAAGCAGCGGCGTTGCTGCTGGCAAAGGAAGGGGCAAAAATTGCAGCCGTTGATCACACACCGGAAGAGAGCCAGGAAACGATTGAGAAGATCCAGCAAGATGGGGGTGAAGCGATGACGACGATCGCCGATATCTCCCAACCCAGGCAGATGCAGGAAGCGATTCAAAAGATTGGCGAGCAGTTCGGGCGTATTGATATTGTCTTTGCCAACGCGG from Kovacikia minuta CCNUW1 carries:
- a CDS encoding sensor histidine kinase, with product MTTSSNRMVLIVEGDREEQEKHRKTTPFKTKTDDRVTTDLHEETTSTWGTMRSQQVLKNMAIGCSMLHSARSLASITESSVQTWNAKTEGMGYVPSAAHSERFFLVQLQRGNRFSRMNDEDKTKEQLLEVVAALRWQISELESSINQRQALETNLEHQIQERTELLLRAVAFDTTLKRITDKVRDSLDENQILQTVVQEIGQGLGVDCCDTGLYDFDQENSTICYEYITPLIPSAVGCVVSLGTPFHGIHAQLLQGQCIQFCENAPSPIRPIKGPTTFLACPIFDDQGVIGDLWLLKCGKHHIFSEMEFRLVQQVANQCAIALRQARLYQAAQAQVRELEKLNQLKDDFLNTVSHELRTPMSSIKLAIQMLEIILRQAGLFDTQPNKVSRYFQILQDECQREVNLINDLLDLARLDAEVDPLMMTTIDPQVWIFCIAKPFIERAHSQQQQLHFDLDSELPPVSTDISYLERILSELLNNACKYTPAGGIITVGTQSTAAGMELKVSNTGIELSASDRSRIFDRFYRVSGNDPWKHGGTGLGLALVKKLVEQLGGTIQVDSEANQVTFTIQLPLRVSPAER
- a CDS encoding ester cyclase; its protein translation is MASIEDNKRIAQRWLELVSEHAVEEICQMTAPTWTMHGGPPKLPAGSEGVRELFRQIGSIDQTWTIEDMIAEGDKVVIRATNTCVQENFLGIPGHGRQQVFTAMFIHRITDGVIHETWRNADDLGRVLQLGARIV
- a CDS encoding DoxX family protein, which produces MESNLHRRKEILRGVLAVAIIIVGITHFIRPDQYARIVPPQLPGPIALVYISGVFEILGGIGLLIPLVSVAAAWGLIALFIAVFPANINQALNSIPIEGIPHHPLLYWFRLPFQAVLIAWAWWYTREPQKQPGVSDAVDQVRSQFNQPNV
- a CDS encoding orange carotenoid protein N-terminal domain-containing protein gives rise to the protein MTYTTSNTANELLQAFQGLDADQQLALFYFIYKETGKSITPAAPAASTVSPEIAQGLFDQVAQLSQEEQLQLQRDLIAHKNTELTREYGALSDTTKLLFWYFLAEGMDSGSIIPMPSNYKLSNEAQQLFGKIQGLEFQQQITLFRDFVSPMGVDSTVS
- a CDS encoding SDR family NAD(P)-dependent oxidoreductase translates to MTEMAGRLQDKVAIITGAGTGIGEAIAHKFAKEGAKVVVNGLPDDPIEDVAASIRKYGGAAITYAGDVSDETYAQACVQTAIDVYGKLNILINNAGVFLTNAEIDEYPVADFDRTIRMNLRSAFLMTKHAIPHLRKTNGNIVSAGSEAGFNGLAQNAPYGGTKGWMHSFMMGIAVEQAKYGIRANCVCPGAIDTAWTHKEIGPMDKQMETMLIQATPMARRGTPEEIANVYAFLASDEASYVTGALWLADGGVTPAKGPAGKQTPFWKRTEPEGELRLEHSREGLANKETHQVK